A single Kribbella aluminosa DNA region contains:
- a CDS encoding LLM class flavin-dependent oxidoreductase: MKFSVTVGAAGLGRDPRGLAELARVVEGSGWDGLFLEDYLVYQGDASLPTYDPWVCLAAIATATERIRIGTTVTPLPRRHPWKVAAEVVALDQLSDGRMILGVGSGDPGDPFMERRSARVLAEMLDEGLEVIERLWSGEAVSFSGKYYTLDNVRLAARAVQRPRVPIWVGGNMLVPAVRRRVWRWGGSCAYKGNTGAPQEVTPDDVRRLRAGREIEVKVSGGDPAAFAAAGAAWWGRWIAPGPVADTLGIVRQGPPAL, from the coding sequence ATGAAGTTCTCGGTGACGGTCGGGGCGGCGGGCCTGGGGCGGGACCCGCGGGGGTTGGCGGAGTTGGCGCGGGTGGTGGAGGGCTCCGGCTGGGACGGGTTGTTCCTGGAGGACTACCTCGTCTACCAGGGGGATGCGAGCCTGCCGACGTACGACCCGTGGGTCTGCCTGGCGGCGATCGCGACGGCCACCGAGCGGATCCGGATCGGTACGACGGTGACGCCGCTGCCGCGCAGGCATCCGTGGAAGGTGGCGGCCGAGGTCGTGGCGCTGGATCAGTTGTCGGACGGGCGGATGATCCTCGGGGTCGGGAGCGGTGATCCCGGGGATCCGTTCATGGAGCGGCGGAGTGCGCGGGTGCTGGCCGAGATGCTTGATGAAGGGCTGGAGGTCATTGAGCGGTTGTGGAGCGGTGAGGCGGTCAGTTTCAGCGGGAAGTACTACACGTTGGACAACGTGCGGCTGGCGGCGCGGGCGGTGCAGCGGCCTCGGGTGCCGATCTGGGTGGGTGGCAACATGCTGGTTCCCGCGGTACGACGGAGGGTTTGGCGGTGGGGTGGATCGTGTGCGTACAAAGGGAATACGGGCGCTCCGCAGGAGGTCACGCCGGATGATGTACGGCGGTTGCGGGCCGGGCGGGAGATCGAGGTGAAGGTGAGTGGCGGGGATCCGGCGGCGTTTGCCGCGGCGGGGGCCGCGTGGTGGGGGAGGTGGATCGCGCCGGGGCCTGTCGCGGACACGCTGGGGATCGTCCGGCAAGGGCCGCCCGCGCTCTGA
- a CDS encoding HhH-GPD-type base excision DNA repair protein → MLRELHLTGNPDADKLLNDDPFALLVGMLLDQQYPMEHAFSGPLKIANRMDGFDLHKIAATDLETFVELSVTPPAIHRYGGSMARRVHALAQEIIEKYDGDAANIWLAGRPKPDGTEVLKRLKALPGFGEQKAKIFLALLGKQRGVAPKGWREAAGNYGDRGSRRSIADVTDATSLLQVRNFKKAAKAAAKA, encoded by the coding sequence ATGCTGCGCGAACTGCACCTCACCGGCAATCCGGACGCCGACAAGTTGCTCAACGACGACCCGTTCGCCTTGCTGGTCGGCATGCTGCTGGACCAGCAGTACCCGATGGAGCACGCCTTCTCCGGCCCGCTGAAGATCGCGAACCGGATGGACGGCTTCGACCTGCACAAGATCGCGGCGACCGACCTCGAGACGTTCGTCGAGCTCAGCGTCACCCCGCCGGCCATCCACCGGTACGGCGGCTCGATGGCCCGCCGGGTGCATGCGCTCGCCCAGGAGATCATCGAGAAGTACGACGGTGACGCCGCCAACATCTGGCTCGCCGGCCGCCCGAAGCCGGACGGCACCGAGGTACTGAAGCGGCTGAAGGCACTGCCCGGTTTCGGCGAGCAGAAGGCGAAGATCTTCCTCGCGCTGCTCGGCAAGCAGCGCGGCGTCGCCCCGAAGGGCTGGCGCGAGGCGGCCGGCAACTACGGCGACCGCGGCTCCCGGCGCTCGATCGCGGATGTCACCGACGCCACCTCGCTGCTGCAGGTCCGCAACTTCAAGAAGGCCGCGAAAGCCGCCGCCAAGGCCTGA
- a CDS encoding TIGR03086 family metal-binding protein, translating into MDIRDLDRRAGAVLGEVVMQVRPEQLWFPTPCPDWTVRGLMRHLVSQNEGLAAAALNGSASFHSWNGGRLADNPAGAYRRSNVRVADAFADGGALDRLVEVREFGSFPRRIALTFHQLDCIVHAWDLARAIDVPYKPPPDMVEQALTLARRIPDTETNRGSGYAFERSVKVSGTAPDLDQLLGLLGRNPEWVSPLD; encoded by the coding sequence ATGGACATCCGGGATCTGGATCGTCGGGCCGGTGCAGTGCTCGGGGAAGTTGTCATGCAGGTGCGGCCCGAGCAGCTGTGGTTCCCCACCCCGTGCCCGGACTGGACGGTGCGCGGGCTGATGCGGCACCTGGTCAGCCAGAACGAGGGCCTCGCCGCCGCGGCGCTGAACGGCTCGGCGTCGTTCCACAGCTGGAACGGCGGCCGGCTCGCCGACAACCCGGCCGGTGCGTACCGCCGCTCGAACGTGCGGGTCGCCGACGCGTTCGCCGACGGCGGCGCGCTGGACCGGCTGGTGGAGGTCCGCGAGTTCGGCTCGTTCCCGCGCCGGATCGCGCTGACCTTCCACCAGCTCGACTGCATCGTGCACGCCTGGGACCTGGCCCGCGCGATCGACGTCCCGTACAAGCCGCCGCCGGACATGGTCGAACAGGCCCTCACCCTGGCCCGCCGGATCCCCGACACCGAGACGAACCGCGGCTCCGGCTACGCGTTCGAGCGCAGCGTCAAGGTCTCCGGCACGGCCCCCGACCTCGACCAGCTACTCGGCCTCCTCGGCCGCAACCCGGAGTGGGTCTCCCCGCTCGACTGA
- a CDS encoding cation:proton antiporter regulatory subunit, translating into MDSEYLMDAQAHPTKTTLPGIGLRYDLVTESGKHVSVVAHNDGRRFLGFHKPEDDDECQASVPLGQGEAAALAQLLLPERIDPVRGEIEIDLVTEHIPVTAKSPYSGRTLGDTQARSRTGASIVAVLRRIGATPSPTPDFRFAIGDTLVVVGTREGVDAVADLIAGG; encoded by the coding sequence ATGGATTCGGAGTACCTCATGGACGCCCAGGCCCACCCGACGAAGACGACGCTGCCCGGCATCGGTCTCCGGTACGACCTGGTCACCGAGTCCGGAAAACACGTCTCGGTCGTGGCGCACAACGACGGCCGCCGGTTCCTCGGGTTCCACAAACCGGAGGACGACGACGAGTGCCAGGCGTCGGTCCCCTTAGGCCAGGGCGAGGCGGCGGCACTCGCGCAACTGCTGCTCCCGGAGCGGATCGACCCGGTCCGCGGTGAGATCGAGATCGACCTGGTCACCGAGCACATCCCGGTCACGGCCAAGTCGCCGTACTCCGGGCGGACGCTCGGCGACACCCAGGCCCGCAGCCGTACCGGTGCCTCGATCGTGGCCGTCCTGCGGCGGATCGGGGCGACCCCGTCGCCGACGCCGGACTTCCGGTTCGCGATCGGGGACACGCTCGTCGTGGTCGGCACTCGTGAGGGCGTGGACGCGGTGGCCGATCTGATCGCGGGGGGCTGA
- a CDS encoding LacI family DNA-binding transcriptional regulator, which translates to MATLKQVAAHAEVSVQTVSNALNAPHRLRADTLERVNRSIELLNYRPNRNARSLRTSAVELIGYCVPSWPDQTHLVMDQFLHALCAAAERTGRHILLFTAPPGVDGMPTYDDLHARRMVDGFVLSQTETHDPRHGWLKQQGIPFVSFGRVWKQTMQPGPWVDVDGATGSAIAVRHLYDTGRRRIAFLGWPKSSGLAEDRLAGWRTACKSLGVPTTGLAVRCRADSIEEGARGTARLLDSGRGFDGIVALSDVLALGALRELTARGLTPGADVGVVGYDDSPLAEVVSPGLTSLRQPMERIAEELITILTGSPGDGSPAERLLLPELVIRGSSAPG; encoded by the coding sequence TTGGCTACGTTGAAGCAGGTGGCTGCTCACGCCGAGGTGTCCGTCCAAACGGTGTCGAACGCTCTCAACGCCCCGCACCGGCTGCGCGCCGACACCCTCGAACGGGTGAACCGCTCGATCGAACTCCTCAACTACCGCCCCAATCGTAACGCGCGCAGCCTGCGCACCAGCGCGGTCGAGCTGATCGGGTACTGCGTGCCGAGCTGGCCGGACCAGACACACCTGGTGATGGACCAGTTCCTGCACGCCCTCTGCGCCGCCGCCGAACGGACCGGCCGGCACATCCTGCTGTTCACCGCGCCGCCCGGCGTCGACGGCATGCCGACGTACGACGATCTGCACGCCCGCCGGATGGTCGACGGGTTCGTACTGTCGCAGACCGAGACGCACGACCCGCGGCACGGCTGGCTGAAGCAGCAGGGCATCCCGTTCGTGAGCTTCGGCCGGGTGTGGAAGCAGACCATGCAGCCCGGCCCGTGGGTGGACGTCGACGGTGCGACCGGTTCCGCGATCGCGGTCCGGCACCTGTACGACACCGGCCGCCGCCGGATCGCCTTCCTGGGCTGGCCGAAGTCGTCCGGGCTCGCCGAGGACCGGCTGGCCGGCTGGCGTACCGCCTGCAAGAGCCTCGGCGTACCGACCACCGGCCTGGCCGTCCGTTGCCGCGCCGACAGTATCGAGGAGGGCGCCCGCGGCACCGCGCGGCTGCTCGACTCCGGTCGCGGGTTCGACGGGATCGTTGCCCTGAGCGACGTTCTCGCGCTCGGCGCGCTTCGCGAACTGACTGCCCGCGGGCTCACCCCCGGCGCCGACGTCGGCGTCGTCGGGTACGACGACTCGCCGCTCGCGGAGGTCGTCTCCCCGGGCCTGACCAGCCTCCGGCAACCGATGGAACGGATCGCCGAGGAGCTGATCACGATCCTCACCGGCAGCCCCGGCGACGGCTCGCCGGCCGAACGCCTGCTGCTGCCCGAACTGGTGATCAGGGGCAGCTCCGCCCCTGGCTGA
- a CDS encoding 2,4-dienoyl-CoA reductase FMN-binding domain-containing protein yields the protein MTAYPHLLEPLDLGHVVLPNRVIMGSMHTGLEDRLSDLPKLTAYFAERARGGVGLMVTGGYAPNWQGWLTPFGSKLASNRQARAHRRLTDAVHAEGGRIALQILHAGRYSYHPFSVSASALKAPINPFKPRALSDGGVLKQITAYVDCAALAREAGYDGVEIMGSEGYFVNQFLSERTNQRTDRWGGSPENRRRIAVEIVRRTRERVGKDFLIIYRLSMADLVEGGQSWDDVVALGKEIEAAGASIINTGIGWHEARVPTIVTSVPRAAFTSVTAAFKPHVNIPVVTSNRINLPQVAEEVLARGDADMVSMARPFLADPEWVLKATTRRRAVAGSPCGRTGTRGTRRRC from the coding sequence GTGACCGCGTATCCGCACCTGCTGGAACCGTTGGACCTCGGCCATGTGGTGCTGCCGAACCGCGTGATCATGGGCTCGATGCACACCGGGCTCGAGGACCGGTTGAGCGATCTGCCCAAGCTCACGGCGTATTTCGCCGAGCGGGCCCGGGGTGGCGTCGGGCTGATGGTGACCGGCGGCTACGCGCCCAACTGGCAGGGCTGGCTGACGCCGTTCGGGTCGAAGCTGGCCAGCAACCGCCAAGCCCGAGCTCATCGCCGGTTGACCGATGCGGTGCACGCCGAAGGCGGCCGGATCGCCCTGCAGATCCTGCATGCCGGCCGGTACTCGTACCACCCGTTCAGCGTCTCCGCGTCCGCGCTCAAGGCCCCGATCAACCCCTTCAAACCCCGCGCCCTGTCCGACGGCGGCGTGCTGAAGCAGATCACGGCGTACGTCGACTGCGCGGCGCTCGCTCGCGAGGCCGGGTACGACGGGGTCGAGATCATGGGCTCCGAGGGGTACTTCGTCAACCAGTTCCTGTCCGAGCGGACGAACCAGCGGACCGACCGCTGGGGCGGCAGCCCGGAGAACCGGCGGCGGATCGCGGTCGAGATCGTCCGGCGGACCCGGGAGCGGGTCGGCAAGGACTTCCTGATCATCTACCGGCTGTCCATGGCCGACCTGGTCGAGGGCGGTCAGAGCTGGGACGATGTGGTTGCGCTGGGCAAGGAGATCGAGGCGGCCGGGGCGTCGATCATCAACACCGGGATCGGCTGGCACGAGGCGCGGGTGCCGACCATCGTCACGTCCGTACCGCGAGCGGCGTTCACGTCCGTGACCGCGGCGTTCAAACCGCACGTGAACATCCCGGTCGTCACCTCGAACCGGATCAACCTGCCACAGGTCGCCGAGGAGGTGCTGGCCCGCGGTGACGCAGACATGGTCAGCATGGCCCGCCCCTTCCTGGCCGATCCGGAATGGGTGCTGAAGGCAACTACACGGCGCCGCGCGGTCGCTGGGTCGCCCTGCGGCCGGACCGGGACCCGCGGTACGCGAAGGCGCTGCTGA
- a CDS encoding SDR family oxidoreductase, translated as MNELLGKKALVTGGSRGIGAATAVALAERGADVAITYSTSADAAATVVKEIEGLGRRGFAFAVDAGDVVAAADGVRLAAEALGGLDILVNNAGVGAIAPIGELAAADIDRVLAVNVRGVYATTQAAVPLLADGARLIHLGSCVAERVPFAGMTLYAMSKSALTGLSKALARELGPRAITSNVVQPGPIDTDMNPADAPSAEPQLTNLALPRFGTPAEVAAAITYLAGPQAAYITGTELTIAGGHTA; from the coding sequence ATGAACGAACTACTTGGCAAGAAGGCACTGGTGACCGGCGGCAGCCGCGGGATCGGCGCGGCGACCGCCGTCGCGCTGGCGGAGCGCGGGGCCGATGTCGCGATCACGTACAGCACGTCCGCGGACGCCGCGGCGACGGTGGTGAAGGAGATCGAGGGGCTCGGGCGGCGCGGGTTCGCGTTCGCGGTCGACGCGGGTGACGTGGTGGCAGCGGCGGACGGCGTACGGCTGGCCGCGGAAGCCCTTGGTGGGTTGGACATTCTGGTCAACAACGCGGGCGTCGGGGCGATCGCACCGATCGGTGAGCTCGCGGCCGCGGACATCGACCGGGTGCTGGCGGTGAACGTCCGCGGCGTGTACGCGACCACGCAGGCCGCCGTACCGCTGCTCGCCGACGGAGCACGCCTGATCCACCTGGGCAGCTGCGTCGCCGAGCGGGTTCCCTTCGCCGGTATGACGCTGTACGCGATGAGCAAGTCGGCACTGACGGGCCTCAGCAAGGCGCTCGCCCGCGAACTCGGCCCGCGCGCCATCACCTCGAACGTCGTCCAGCCCGGCCCCATCGACACCGACATGAACCCCGCCGACGCCCCCTCGGCCGAACCCCAACTCACCAACCTGGCCCTCCCCCGCTTCGGCACCCCCGCCGAAGTAGCCGCCGCCATCACCTACCTGGCCGGCCCCCAAGCCGCCTACATCACCGGCACCGAACTAACCATCGCAGGCGGCCACACCGCCTGA
- a CDS encoding GNAT family N-acetyltransferase: MTELSTDRLLLRQWRDSDRDPYAALNADPAVMEHFPALQTREQSDGLIDRNIPLIDERGWGLWALEVRETGEFIGFTGLSVPSFQAPFMTADSSLPAVEIGWRLAKGAWGNGYASEAARAALGHGFGPGGLDEIVSFTATTNVPSQRVMQRIGMVHDEAGDFDHPRIEDGHRLKRHVLYRIDRAQWESTR, from the coding sequence ATGACCGAGCTGTCCACAGACCGTCTGCTGCTGCGCCAGTGGCGGGATTCCGACCGGGATCCGTACGCCGCGCTGAATGCGGATCCGGCGGTGATGGAGCATTTCCCGGCGCTGCAGACGCGGGAGCAGAGCGACGGGCTGATCGACCGGAACATTCCGCTGATCGACGAGCGCGGCTGGGGGCTGTGGGCGCTGGAGGTGCGGGAGACCGGCGAGTTCATCGGGTTCACCGGGCTGTCGGTGCCGAGCTTCCAGGCGCCCTTCATGACAGCGGACAGCAGCCTGCCGGCCGTCGAGATCGGCTGGCGGCTCGCGAAGGGGGCCTGGGGCAACGGCTATGCGAGTGAGGCGGCGCGGGCCGCGCTCGGGCACGGGTTCGGGCCGGGCGGGCTGGACGAGATCGTGTCGTTCACCGCGACCACGAACGTGCCGTCGCAGCGGGTGATGCAGCGGATCGGCATGGTGCACGACGAGGCCGGCGACTTCGACCACCCGCGGATCGAGGACGGGCACCGGCTGAAGCGGCACGTGCTCTACCGGATCGACCGCGCGCAGTGGGAGTCCACCCGGTGA
- a CDS encoding PadR family transcriptional regulator, with protein MALEHAILVSLTERAGSGYELARRFDRSIGYFWPATHQQIYRVLRRMDDAGWVKHTEIAQDGRPDKKVYRIAAAGRTELTRWLAEPADPAVLRDGLGVKLRGASVGDVDVVLKEVERHRAEHATRREVYRGIQKRDFPKPATLHGRELHQYLVLRGGIRAEESFVAWCDEVIDALRKDSA; from the coding sequence ATGGCGCTGGAGCACGCGATCCTGGTCTCGCTGACCGAGCGGGCCGGTTCCGGGTACGAGTTGGCCCGCCGGTTCGACCGCTCGATCGGGTACTTCTGGCCGGCCACCCACCAGCAGATCTACCGGGTGCTGCGGCGGATGGACGACGCCGGCTGGGTGAAGCACACCGAGATCGCGCAGGACGGCCGCCCGGACAAGAAGGTCTACCGGATCGCGGCGGCCGGCCGTACCGAGCTGACCCGCTGGCTGGCCGAGCCGGCCGATCCCGCCGTACTGCGGGACGGTCTCGGCGTGAAGCTCCGCGGCGCCTCGGTCGGCGACGTGGACGTGGTGCTGAAGGAGGTCGAGCGGCACCGGGCGGAGCACGCCACCCGCCGCGAGGTGTACCGCGGGATCCAGAAGCGCGACTTCCCGAAGCCGGCCACGTTGCACGGCCGTGAACTGCACCAGTACCTCGTACTTCGCGGCGGCATCCGTGCCGAGGAGTCCTTCGTCGCCTGGTGCGACGAGGTGATCGACGCCTTACGGAAGGACTCGGCGTGA
- a CDS encoding bifunctional transcriptional activator/DNA repair enzyme AdaA, whose translation MYECRERCVRAVQSKDARFDGWFFTAVLTTKIYCRPSCPVVPPKVENMRFYPSAAAAQQAGFRACKRCRPDASPGSPEWNDRADLVARAMRLIADGVVDRDGVPGLATRLGYSVRQVQRQLLAELGAGPLALARAQRAQTARLLIETSELQMADVAFAAGFSSVRTFNETVQEVFALAPTDLRRRARRGTSATAPGTISLRLPFRAPLTPDNLFGHLIATGVPGVEEWRDGHYRRTLRLPHGHGVVALRPMPDHIACQLSLTDQRDLAIAISRCRRMLDLDADPVAVDDLLSTDPVLAPLIAKAPGPARSAHGRRRGVRRPRGPRSAGVDRSRSHARASPGPAARRADRGSGRRAHASVPDDAGAGRAGPGGAGVPKDPTYDAHYADRHARERRHRPERRRRLGSGPRATDRTPRDRAVDGGVDRDARAG comes from the coding sequence GTGTACGAATGCAGGGAGCGATGCGTCCGCGCGGTCCAGTCGAAGGACGCCCGGTTCGACGGGTGGTTCTTCACGGCGGTGCTGACCACGAAGATCTACTGCCGGCCGAGCTGTCCGGTGGTGCCGCCGAAGGTCGAGAACATGCGGTTCTACCCGAGCGCGGCCGCCGCCCAGCAGGCCGGGTTCCGCGCCTGCAAGCGGTGCCGGCCGGACGCCAGCCCGGGATCGCCGGAGTGGAACGACCGCGCCGACCTGGTCGCCCGGGCGATGCGCCTGATCGCGGACGGCGTCGTCGACCGTGACGGCGTACCGGGGCTGGCCACCCGGCTCGGGTACAGCGTGCGGCAGGTGCAGCGGCAACTACTCGCCGAGCTCGGCGCCGGGCCGCTCGCGCTCGCCCGCGCGCAGCGTGCGCAGACCGCGCGGCTGCTGATCGAGACGAGCGAGCTGCAGATGGCGGACGTCGCCTTCGCCGCCGGGTTCTCGAGCGTACGGACGTTCAACGAGACCGTGCAGGAGGTCTTCGCGCTCGCCCCGACGGACCTCCGTCGCCGAGCCCGCAGAGGTACGTCGGCCACCGCGCCCGGCACGATCTCGCTGCGGCTCCCGTTCCGCGCACCGCTGACGCCCGACAACCTGTTCGGCCACCTGATCGCGACCGGCGTACCGGGAGTGGAGGAGTGGCGCGACGGGCACTACCGCCGTACGCTCCGGCTCCCGCACGGTCACGGTGTCGTCGCGCTCCGGCCGATGCCGGACCACATCGCCTGCCAGCTCTCGCTGACCGACCAGCGGGACCTCGCGATCGCGATCAGCCGCTGCCGCCGGATGCTCGACCTGGACGCGGACCCGGTCGCCGTCGACGACCTGCTCAGTACCGATCCCGTGCTCGCGCCACTGATCGCGAAGGCGCCGGGGCCGGCGCGTTCCGCACACGGTCGACGGCGAGGAGTTCGCCGTCCGCGCGGTCCTCGGTCAGCAGGTGTCGACCGCAGCCGCTCGCACGCACGCGCATCGCCTGGTCCTGCAGCACGGCGAGCCGATCGAGGATCCGGGCGGCGGGCTCACGCATCTGTTCCCGACGATGCAGGCGCTGGCCGGGCTGGACCCGGAGGCGCTGGCGTTCCCAAAGACCCGACGTACGACGCTCACTACGCTGATCGGCACGCTCGCGAACGGCGACATCGACCTGAGCGCCGGCGCCGACTGGGATCGGGCCCGCGAGCAACTGACCGCACTCCCCGGGATCGGGCCGTGGACGGTGGAGTCGATCGCGATGCGCGCGCTGGGTGA
- a CDS encoding cation:proton antiporter produces MHENITALLIELGAVILALGVLGRIAGRLGFSPIPLYLLAGLAFGHGGILPLAASEEFVATGAEIGVILLLLLLGLEYTASDLVGTLKTQYVSGAVDFLLNALPGAAVALLLGWGPVAAVALAGVTWISSSGVIAKVVGDLGRLGNRETPVVLGILVLEDLSMAVYLPILTALLAGVGLAGGSITLLISLGTVSVVLFIALRYGRVISRAVSSDNPEMLLLVVLGLTLLVAGIAQQLQVSAAVGAFLVGIALSGEVAHGARNLLSPLRDLFAAVFFVFFGLSTDPRKIPPVLAVAFGLAVLTMLTKIATGWFAARRAGISRAGRWRAGGTLVARGEFSIVIAGLAVGVEPKLGPLATAYVLILVILGPVAARYTEPIARRLTRKPAAVTDAPAAERLDDTVNTPR; encoded by the coding sequence ATGCACGAGAACATCACCGCGCTGCTGATCGAGCTCGGCGCGGTCATCCTTGCCCTGGGGGTGCTCGGGCGGATCGCCGGGCGGCTCGGATTCTCCCCGATTCCGCTGTACCTGCTGGCCGGGCTGGCGTTCGGGCACGGCGGGATCCTGCCGCTGGCCGCGAGCGAGGAGTTCGTCGCCACCGGCGCCGAGATCGGCGTCATCCTGCTGCTGTTGCTGCTCGGTCTCGAGTACACGGCGTCCGATCTGGTCGGCACATTGAAGACGCAGTACGTGTCGGGAGCGGTCGACTTCCTGCTGAACGCGTTGCCCGGTGCGGCTGTGGCGTTGCTGCTCGGGTGGGGTCCGGTGGCGGCGGTCGCGCTTGCCGGTGTCACGTGGATCTCGTCGTCCGGGGTGATCGCGAAGGTGGTCGGCGATCTCGGGCGGCTGGGTAATCGCGAAACGCCTGTGGTGCTGGGGATTCTGGTGCTCGAGGACCTGTCGATGGCGGTCTACCTGCCGATCCTGACCGCGCTGCTCGCGGGCGTGGGGCTGGCCGGCGGGAGTATCACGTTGCTGATCTCGCTCGGGACGGTGAGCGTCGTACTGTTCATCGCGCTGCGGTACGGGCGGGTGATCAGCCGGGCGGTGTCGTCGGACAACCCGGAGATGCTGCTGCTCGTCGTACTCGGACTGACACTGCTCGTCGCGGGTATCGCCCAGCAGTTGCAGGTGTCGGCGGCGGTCGGGGCGTTCCTGGTCGGGATCGCGTTGTCGGGCGAGGTCGCGCACGGCGCGCGGAACCTGCTGAGTCCGTTGCGGGACCTGTTCGCGGCGGTGTTCTTCGTGTTCTTCGGGTTGAGCACGGATCCGCGGAAGATCCCGCCGGTACTCGCGGTCGCGTTCGGCCTCGCCGTACTGACGATGCTGACGAAGATCGCGACCGGGTGGTTCGCCGCCCGGCGCGCGGGCATCTCCCGCGCGGGGCGCTGGCGGGCCGGTGGGACGCTGGTCGCGCGCGGTGAGTTCTCGATCGTGATCGCCGGGTTGGCGGTCGGCGTCGAGCCGAAACTCGGCCCACTCGCGACGGCCTACGTCCTGATCCTGGTCATCCTCGGCCCGGTAGCCGCCCGCTACACAGAACCCATCGCCCGCCGCCTCACCCGCAAACCAGCAGCAGTCACCGACGCCCCGGCCGCCGAACGACTCGACGACACCGTGAACACCCCCAGGTGA
- a CDS encoding GntR family transcriptional regulator, with protein MTEAPYQVIAAALRRRIEAGELLPGDRVPSTRALTRDFGVAMATATKALQVLQAERLVHASPGVGTVVGPPPRARRTAAADGALDLNRDEVVRMGVAIADTEGLAALSMRRIAAELGVSTMALYRYVGGKDALVVQMVNEVIAEFPLGEIPEYWRDAVAMVARVHWAAYRKHLWLASAISLSRPQLVPRLLPHTDAVLGALRGFELYRLDKGAAMSTMISLFAYVRGIALVMESEAQAEQDTGETADEWVTHQTDQLAAMIAAGNLGAFRELLADGFDYEYDLDQLFEFGLGVFLDGLEARR; from the coding sequence ATGACCGAGGCGCCGTACCAGGTGATCGCGGCCGCGCTGCGTCGGCGGATCGAGGCGGGGGAGTTGCTGCCGGGTGACCGGGTGCCGTCGACGCGGGCGTTGACGCGGGACTTCGGGGTGGCGATGGCGACCGCGACCAAGGCGTTGCAGGTACTGCAGGCCGAGCGGCTCGTGCACGCGTCACCCGGAGTCGGGACCGTCGTGGGCCCGCCGCCGCGGGCCCGGCGTACCGCTGCCGCCGACGGCGCGCTGGATCTGAACCGGGACGAGGTCGTCCGGATGGGCGTCGCGATCGCGGACACCGAGGGGCTGGCGGCGCTGTCGATGCGGCGGATCGCGGCCGAGCTCGGGGTGTCGACGATGGCGCTCTACCGGTACGTCGGCGGCAAGGACGCGCTCGTCGTCCAGATGGTGAACGAGGTGATCGCGGAGTTCCCGCTCGGCGAGATCCCGGAGTACTGGCGGGACGCGGTGGCGATGGTGGCGCGCGTGCACTGGGCGGCGTACCGGAAGCATCTGTGGCTCGCGAGTGCGATCAGTCTGAGCCGGCCGCAGCTGGTGCCGCGGTTGTTGCCGCACACGGACGCGGTGCTCGGCGCGCTCCGCGGGTTCGAACTGTATCGATTGGACAAGGGCGCCGCGATGTCGACGATGATCAGCCTGTTCGCGTACGTCCGTGGGATCGCGCTGGTGATGGAGTCCGAGGCGCAGGCCGAGCAGGACACCGGCGAGACCGCGGACGAGTGGGTGACGCACCAGACCGACCAGTTGGCGGCGATGATCGCGGCCGGGAACCTGGGGGCGTTCCGTGAGTTGCTGGCGGACGGGTTCGACTACGAGTACGACCTGGATCAGCTGTTCGAGTTCGGCCTCGGCGTGTTTCTGGACGGCTTGGAGGCGCGCAGGTGA
- a CDS encoding methylated-DNA--[protein]-cysteine S-methyltransferase produces MTYAVVDSPLGPLTLVGTDAGELTGLYLDRQRYRPDEATFGDRDDTILPAVAEQLDEYFHHGRSTFDVPLRLAGTAFQRQIWSALQDIPYGETTTYGGLAAALGLKPQSARAVGLANGKNPISIIVPCHRLVGSTGSLTGYGGGIERKRALLDHERGDALF; encoded by the coding sequence GTGACGTACGCCGTCGTCGACAGCCCGCTCGGTCCGCTCACGCTCGTGGGGACCGATGCGGGTGAGTTGACGGGGCTGTACCTGGATCGGCAGCGGTACCGCCCGGACGAGGCGACGTTCGGCGACCGCGACGACACGATCCTGCCCGCGGTCGCGGAGCAGCTGGACGAATACTTCCACCACGGGCGGAGCACGTTCGACGTACCGCTGCGTCTTGCCGGTACGGCGTTCCAGCGGCAGATCTGGTCTGCCCTGCAGGACATCCCGTACGGCGAGACAACGACGTACGGCGGGCTGGCTGCCGCGCTCGGGCTGAAGCCCCAGTCGGCGCGGGCGGTCGGGCTGGCGAACGGGAAGAACCCGATCAGCATCATCGTCCCGTGCCACCGGCTGGTCGGGTCGACCGGGAGCCTGACCGGGTACGGCGGGGGCATCGAGCGGAAGCGCGCGCTGCTCGATCACGAACGCGGGGACGCCTTGTTCTAA